The Primulina tabacum isolate GXHZ01 chromosome 10, ASM2559414v2, whole genome shotgun sequence region taataattaatgacTAAAGTACAAACGTAGAGAATTATCTTAATTAGCAATAtactataaaaattaatataatattatcttTAATTTACTTACTCCAAATAAGATCAGAGATCagattaattttaatatatagaaCGTTTTCTCGAATGAAAATACTTGCAAATACCACAAGTTTTCCCGACATTAATTTCAAGAAGACGATTTCGAAGTCGAATTGTCTCGTTTGAATTTTATTCATAGTAGAAAGACTAATAAGTTATTTCTTTCATCGCTCCCAATATATGTCAATATTGGCGCTAATGTTACGCGAGtataaaaattagaaaaaacATAGCATTGGTGCTGAAACATAAGATACTGCACCTCTCCATAAAAAAAGCAAAAGGGGCAATGGAAATGGTGGCAAAGATTTGCCTGTAAGCAACATGGACGAAAGGGTTCATCCCAGAATCCATAGCAACTTTCGATATAATGTTCATTCCCCCATACCCCAATTGAACAATAACCATGTTCAAGAAAGGAAACAAATCCCCCACGGCCATTTCCTTCAGAAACAATTATGCACCCAAATTTAATATAGCTTAGCATATATGCAAGAAATCAAGAAGAAAATGAGTTGAAATATGATGGAGCTACCTagaaagatatatatatgaagagGTGAGATAGGATTTATATATAAGAGGGTtggattttgtttatatttgagGTAAAAATGAGGAAAATGTGAGAGAAAAAAAGAGGGgcagggggggggggggggggggggggggggggggggggtgtgtTGGTTATGCATGGGGTTCACGCATAGCCATTCTTGAAAATGAATAAAGCTGCTTTCAGTTAAACTTATATATCAGTAAAGTGTCAAATTTTTAATTCGATGAGCTTGTAGTTCAGTGAATATGACTTTCTTTACATAACAGATCATATGTTTCATTCCTTACACCACCGGTCCTatcattttgtttttttttttccccattttcttttaaattcaTTGTTTCAAATTGTATTTCATAATATCactatttttcataattattgTATGATTCTCGTTTCAATATAAATCAATTCAATTATACAAAAATGactagtgtatatatatataattcaattaTACAAAAAATGACTAGTGAATGACACATCATCGGTGCTCACAAAAATACACCCAAAATACTGACGGAGGGGCCATAAGGTGGACCCGCTCATGGATGGTGGAGCAcatatctataaataagatttaTAAAAGCCGTCATTTCTTCATTTAATGCAATCAATTATCtcattaattgatttatttattcttattttttagcTTCTTTTGGTCATCACGAATTAATTCTAGATAATAAGTACAATTTGAATCTCATTCTTGCATCATttcactttttattcaaattttccaatattcagaattcacaaaaaattGTGATGAGACTATCACACAAATCAAGTCAATTTAATAAAACGAAAATCCAACGTGAtctaatttatgaaaaaatattgctttttattttgaaaaaatattactttttatgtcaacACAAAAACTCTTATGGTACAGtctcagaaataaattttgTGAAACAAATATCTAGGTCAACTCTTATGGTACACTCGTGTCACGAAtttatcaaaaatattactttttctcATGAGATTATCTCCGAGAATGATACATTTATTCAGTAGTAGATGATAAGTAAGAAAGGAAAATATAGAAAGTATTCAAATGTGCATGGCAAACACGTTCAGAACTTGTGAAATTCGAGTCTTCGGGGAAAAAAACTTTTCGATAAAAGTTAAACTTTCCTATTTTTGATACTTCTATAACCTCACAAGAAAATCCTATTTTTATTTCTCACCCATAATTTTCGAGGCCTTTATTTTGGATGAGGGtaggataaaaaaaaatgtggaTGCATATTTTACAAAAAGATGTTGCAAACGAAAAACTGGTTTGGTTGACACAGCAATAGAACTACATGAGCTCGCGTAACAACATGTAATAGCTTACTGTTTCCTCTTCCGACCACGAGAGCCAGTAGTTCGGACATCTTTAGAAGAGCTCACCTCATTCTTCTCTGGTTCTTCATCACTTCCTTCATCAAAAGTGTCAGTTTTGTCCGTGGACACTTCTTCCTCTTCTAGCTGTTGACGAGGTGTAGCCTGTTTCGACAGTTGACCACGAAGTTCTCTGAGTTTCACCTTCTTTGAGTTTAAGACTTGAACAAACTGGAAACAGTAACATACCGAATCAGGACCAGTATCTGACAAAATTCTACTTATTGTCTAAAGAAAGGAAAATATAAGCAAAACATTCTACTGTATATGAAGATCATGTTGGTTTCAACTTTCAAGTGATCACACATGATCGAAGAGTAATAAAGCCCGCCAATGTATATCCGAGAAGAATTATCATTGACAGAGAGAAGGTTCCCAAGATTGAAAACAAACCTTTCCATAGATTTCTGATTCAAACTCCAACCTTTCACTGCTTAATTTCTCACTTTGAGCTAAACATTTTTCAGCCTCCACTTTGAGCCTGTCAAAGGATTGGGTTTTCCATACTACTTCCTCCTATTCATGTCGAGTAACCCAGTCATGGAGAATACACATTTCTGGAAATATATCAAACTGTTTCAAGAAAGTACAAACAAATGCAATCATGTTGTATTACACTCAATCTTATATTGGCATCCATTAGAAAGTCCAAGACTTCTGCTGTAATTTTCTTGCTATCAGCTGAAGGCTGGCACTTCCATCGCCATTCCAGCTTCGTCCCACTCTTTTCAAATGTCCATGATAGCTATATAATCAAAAGAAAGACTGAGGATAACATATCTACTTTTTTCTATGAAATACACATTCTTC contains the following coding sequences:
- the LOC142505763 gene encoding DNA repair protein XRCC4-like isoform X1, translated to MEAQKYTCLKLKLPIDGSKPEPVFVKGTWSPTRFDLSITNGLEAWTCHATEEEVQERASQWDQTVSDYVDLAERYLGFQQPGSIYGFSDAGNGCRRLSWTFEKSGTKLEWRWKCQPSADSKKITAEVLDFLMDANIRLSEEVVWKTQSFDRLKVEAEKCLAQSEKLSSERLEFESEIYGKFVQVLNSKKVKLRELRGQLSKQATPRQQLEEEEVSTDKTDTFDEGSDEEPEKNEVSSSKDVRTTGSRGRKRKQ
- the LOC142505763 gene encoding DNA repair protein XRCC4-like isoform X2, with amino-acid sequence MEAQKYTCLKLKLPIDGSKPEPVFVKGTWSPTRFDLSITNGLEAWTCHATEEEVQERASQWDQTVSDYVDLAERYLGFQQPGSIYGFSDAGNGCRREEVVWKTQSFDRLKVEAEKCLAQSEKLSSERLEFESEIYGKFVQVLNSKKVKLRELRGQLSKQATPRQQLEEEEVSTDKTDTFDEGSDEEPEKNEVSSSKDVRTTGSRGRKRKQ